Genomic DNA from Hypanus sabinus isolate sHypSab1 chromosome 14, sHypSab1.hap1, whole genome shotgun sequence:
tgtggaagacactagcggtgTGCCAGATGtctatgagtgtcagggagcaaagGAAAaattgctaggcaaactgaacagtcttaaggtggatatatcacctggaccagatcgactacaccccagagtcctgagagaggttgctgaagagataatggatgcaatggttataatctttcaagaatcatttgactctggcatggtcccagaggactggaaaattgcaaatgtcactgcactctttaagaagggaagaaggcaaaagaaaggaaattataggtgagttagcctaacctcaatggttggggaagtgttggagacCATTActaaggataaggtttcagggtacttgcagactaatgataaaataagccccaaagtcagtgcagtttctgtcaagggaaatcttgcctgacaaatctgttagaattcttcaaggaagtaacaaacagggtggacaaaggagaggcagtggatgccatttacttagattttcagaaggcatttgataagatacctcatgaggctgcttaacaaaataaaatcctatggcgttacaagGAAGATACTGGCAcaaatagaggaatggctgacaggtaagaggcagcaagtgggaataaaggagcccttctctggttggctgccagtgactagtggtgttcctcaggggttggtattgggactgctactttttacagtttgtcaatgatttaagtagtggaattaatggcttcaaggtaaagtttgtggataatacgAAGACAgttggaagggtaggtagtgctgaggaaacaatgtgattgcagcaagacttagacaaattagaagaggcaaaaaagtgtcagatggaatagtgttgggaaatgtatgataatgcattttggtaaaaggaacaacagtgcagactattacctaaatggagagaagtttcaaacattggaggtgcaaaggtacttgggagtcctcaagCAAGACTTCCAGAAAGATAATTCTGTGGGAAAGAAGGCACttgcaatgttagtatttatttcaaggggaatagaacataaaaacaatgagataatgctgaagctttataaggcacaagacaggccgcacttggattattgtcatcagttttgggccccttatgttgGCATGGAAGAGTCCAGAAAAGGTTCATgttgatgattccaggaatgaagggattaacatacgaggagcatctgtactcactggaatttagaagaacgtgggggggggggggggggaatctcattgaaacctactgaatgttgaaaggactagatagggtggatgtggaatgtttcctctggtggggatatccagaactagagggcacagcttcaaaattgaggggtggctttttagaacagatataaggaggaatttttttttagccaaagagtggtgaatctgtggaatgctctgccacagattgtgaTGGAGGACAAGTCTGGGgatatacttaaagtggaagttAATAGATTACCTACTAGTCGGGCATCAATAGATATTGTGAGAAGGCAGGTatgtggggttgaatgggatctgggatcagccatactgaatggcccaattctgctcctatgtctgatggtcttaccGCCAATTTCTCTTATTGTATGAGAACCAACCAATCAGGAGGTATGGACGGCAGGGTATACTGTAAATGTCACCATACTAGACATGCCTGGTTATCATCCCTGATGagggtggcagagtttgtcattacaaagatagcgtgcagtctgactgtcaggaagggcaagcagatgatagaacaaaattgcagccagcaggatgagtatcagtgcattagggatgcagaatcaaaaagggtagtaaacacagtactcaaagtgttatatctgaatccatggagtataagaaataaggtgaatgatcttgttgcacttttacagatcgtcaggtatgatgttgtggtcatcatCATGTGATGAACGGTGACttaaggatggttgtagttgggagctagaTGTTATATTccagggataggaaggtaggcagaggcggtggcgtggctctgctgggAACGAATGCCATCATATCAGTAGAAGGATATGACATTGTCATGCACTTTATGCAGACtaatttctaaacagggagaaaatccaaaaatcagagatgtaaagggacttgggagtccttgtgcagaataatctaaaggttaacttgtaggtagagttggtggtgaggaaggcaactaCAATGctaacatttatttcaagaggtctggaatacaagagcagggatgtgatgctgaggttttagaaggcactggtgaggtctcaccttgagtattgtgaacagttttagattcctcatcttagaaaagatgtgctggcattggacagggtccagaggaggttcacaaggatgattttgggaatgaaagggttatcatacaaggaacgtttgatagctctgggtgtGTACTTGATGGAATGtagaagggggatctcattgaaacctttcaaatgttgaaaggcctagacagagttgatgtggaaaggatgtttccagtggtggaggaatctaggacaagagggcacagcctcaggctaaagggttgtccatttagaacagagatttggaggaatttctttaaccagtgtggtgaatttgtggaattcattaccagtGGAGGCCACTAGTTTTAATAAACcactgggtttatttaaggctaagcttgattggacatggtctcaaaggttacggggagaaagccagGGAGTTCAGCTGAGGAGAGGATAAAAGTACCAGCCAtctttgaatggcagagcagacttgacatGCAAAACAGCCTAATCCTGCTCTTACGTCTTATGAACtattggttaaaatcaatacaTGTACCCTTCTGGAAGCCAGAGaaaagtttatttatttgtttctgaAACACTTTCTCTTCCATTGAGACCAGTTTAACCATAAGAAAATATCCTGAGAAGGAACGCACGACATAAGCAGCACAGACTGTTTTCCTTTGCTGAATGTGGTTTCTAATTGATTTGCCCTCTTGTTTTTCACCAAAAATTAtattttctgaataaaaatacagAAGATAAACAATGAATTGCATTGCATTCATAAGCTGCTGATTCAAACTGTGTCAATTCAGGTTGCCATTCCATTGGTTTCCTTTTACTTATTCCACACTTAGAATTAAAATCAGAAGTAAACTGATTTATGGTGTCAACATGTTTGAGTTTTGTTAAAATTGATGTTTTAAATTCAATTGCAAAAGCTTCCTAATTAACTGACACCTATTCCACCATGGACAatcccaagcctggctgtgaaaggagggttAGGCATGGGCTGGCAACCCCTTCCCATAAAAACCcagccaacagaagctccaaagaccccaTCCGTGTGAGAGGAAGGGTCTCCAGTGGGCTATACCTTAAAATACCTAAAGACTCGCCAAGGACAGaagactctggtgagctgctctCAGCGGTCTATCCCCTTcaagggtgatgggcttaagaagttGCTCCAGGTCCACTTTTGATTTCAATCCCATTTTAAAATCTCTTCTCCTTCATGTGTTATATCGATTTTCTcaaagtcttttccccagggttgggaaatccaaaaccagagggcacagataaaaAGGGGATAGATCTAACAGAGAGGccagagagggaatttctttacacagagcatACTGAGTAGCTggcatgagctgccagagaaagtggttgaggtggGTACCATTTAAGAgtcatttggatagatacatggacggAAGGGTTTTGGAGAGTTATCAGCTGAACACAGTGAAGATGATGTGATCAACATAGAGTTGTGGGTTGAAGGGTGTGTTTCTGTTGTGTATTACTGTGATGTCATTCTTACAAGTAGCTACTTTTGTCCAAAAAAAAGgaattttctctttttctttgatAATATCTTGATCTGAGTAAATTATTAATTCACAGAAAACCGCTTGCTGTTCACTATCCAAACATTTCATAGTCTTCAAAAAAAGCCAATGTTTCTCAAGCCCTTCCTTACATTCAGGGTGATTTTATTTTTACTATTTACACAAAGTCTAAGTACTATACttagaaggaactcagcaggtcaggcagcacccatggaaatgaatagagtcaatgtttcagacacttgagtgttgctcaagattaCCAGAATCTGCAGAGTCTCGTGTCATcatttctcactctctcttccaTTTCAGGAGATTCTTTTCAATCAAAAGAATCAGACTTCCTCtttagctgttttttttttgtatttaagaTCAAATCTGTTGTACTAAAATTCCATTTAAATGGAATATCTCTGAAATTCAACAAACCAAAATTGTACTCTGGTTAGCTTAATTTTCCAAAAACCCCCAAACAGGAACCAACAAGGTTTAATATTTATCCATTCATACCCATAATACGAAGGACACAGTTAACTCTTGGATTAGTTTGATTCACCTTGATTCACTGTAATATTCTAGAAATTATCTTTTAGAACTTGGAGGTTTCTAGACATAGAGAACTGATATAATTTGCACACTAGTCTATGATACAGAAGAGAGTGCAATCCCATCACCCAACTTggtactctgacaataaatgcAAATGGTTATGTTTCTACATTTACAAACTGCATTTGGCATCCTGGATCTGGATTAATTGCAGATTTGCACAGCAATCATCCTTTTCCCTTCTAGTTTTCACGTTGCATTTTGCAAGACTCAAAGCTAAGGATTCCAAAACATTCTCATCATTAAACATACTGAGCTATTATCAAAATAAGCATCTGGTTGAAATCAAAGACCTCAAAACCAGTTCTCTTAACCCTCCTTTTTTCCTTTGTCCTTAAGCAATCTTCCCAATGTATAAAATTCTTCATTTGGACGCAGGTCAATGAGATGAGCCAGGCGGTTAGACATTGCAAAGAATGCCGCTATGGTGCCGATATCCCAGACATCCTCTTTATCAAATCCATGCTTCTCCAAGTTTTTGAGGTGGTCTTCACTGATGTTTTCAGCTTTGCTCACGACAAGGGCAAAATCCAACATGGCCCGCTGTCGATCGTCCAGATCAGCCAACTGCCTGTTCACAACGACCTGACAGTAACAGATTggaggagaatcagaatcaggtttaatatcaaaatTACAAACTACTCCACTTATAGATGTTAGAAAATTAAAAACCTCTCTGACTCTTATTTTAGAGAGAGGAACTAGACAGGGATGCCCAATTTCCCCTCTCCTTTTTGCACTATACATTGAACCTCTTGCCCAATTAATAAGACAGAGCAAAGTTGTAAAAGGTATCAAGGTGGCAGGGATTGAACAGAAAGTAGCACTATTCGCGGATGATGTCTTAGTTTACTTGAGTGAAGCAGAAAAATCATTCATAGGATTGTTTACACTGTTGAATGAgtttgggaaaatatcaggttataaaattaATGTAAAGAAAACGCAGGTTAGATCCCTAAATTATACAGCATCCAAAAAGTTGCAGGATACATATGATCTTAAGTGAGAAGCTAAATCACTAAAATATTTAGGAATAACCCTGCCAAAAGATCTTACAATGTTGTCACAGGCAAATTATGGGCCACTAGTTTCAGAGATAAAAGCAGATATACATAGATGGAATCTTATCCTCTATTTAAGTTTAAATTCAAGGATAAATATCATAAAAATGAATATTCTCCCTCAGCTACTTTACTTTTTCCAGAATTTACCTGTGGAGGTAGACAATCAATTTAAGGAATGGGACAAATGGATTTCCCGCTTTATCTGGCAAGGAAAGAAACCTAGAATCGGATTTAACACCTTACAGttaggagaggaaggaggaggtaTGGCACTTCATTGCTTGAGAAATTATTTTTATGCTTCACAGATAACCCCGCTGTTGACGTTTCCCTCTACAGGCCTTAATTGCGGACGAAGGATTGATGGCCCAATTGGAAAAGATTAAAATCAGCTGGATGAATCTCACATTAAAAATATGGCAGAAGGTGATTAATTTATGTGGAATTTACAACACGATAAAACTTTTTAGATGGTGTGCTTATGATACCAAATTCTTTCCCAGCAGAGGAGACAAAAGATTTGAACTATGGATAAAGAAAGGTCTTACAACCTACCTCTCATTCACACATAAAAGTGCATTACAAAGTTTTCAATCCTTGCAGGACAAACATGGCCTAGAACATAACGATTTTTTGTTTTTAGGTACCTTCAAGTACGACACTAACCAGAATTGTGAATTATAGACATTTTCAAGATTTTGAATTCAGTTTACAGCTCAATACCAATTAAATCAATTTCTCAATTATATAATGCCCTCTTTCATGCTGAAAATGAAAACACATTGTATATTAAAGAGAAGTGGGAGGAAGAAGCGGGATTGGTACTTTCAGAGGAGGTTTGGGGGAAAATATGCAGCTTTCAGTGGTCTTCAACTAACTGTTTTGTTTGTAGAGAACATTGCTGGAAAAATATAAGATACTTCAAGACCCCATACCAGGAAAAATATATAAAGACCCAAACGTGGCACGTTGGACGAGATGTGGCTCCAAGGTGGCAAATCATTTCCATATTTTCTGAGATTGtcctaaattaagtttatattggAAAGGTATTCACAGAGCATTAGTTAAGGTATTTAAGATACAGATACCTCTGGACTTTGTGACTCTCTATTTGGGGCATGTATTGTTTTCGGAACAGAAGGAAGATATAAAGTTGCTGCAGGCCCTTTTAGCGGCAAGTAAGAAATCAATCACCAGAAAGTGGCTAAATCCAGTATCACCTACTTTAGAAGATAGGCATGaaattattttggaaatatttaaaatggaaaacaTGACTTACTCCCTGAGAATtcaaaaagaatttttttttatcaaatttGGAATAAATGGATTGAATTTAGAGCCCCCATGCAAGCAGACTTTAGATGTTTCTCCTAATGGTTCATACTGCTTTTCTCATCAACATGGTAATAGTGTTAATGTAAGCTCCCTTAGTTTGAATGTTCACTGTTTTATTTCTGGAAAATGTGGAATTAACACAAGGAAAAGATTTGGGGAAAGAAAAAGATAACTTGAAGTAAACAAGTACACAGGAATTGGATAAGTATGTTTATATTTGGGAGCAAACATGAATGTGTTACGATACAAACACCTACGATGGAACTTACATAGGGTTACACACATTATTTTGGACAAGAAAGAAATGGAACAGAAGAGATACATGGAAATTATTATTCAACCACTATTATTACTAATTTTTTAACTATTATTATTTAGTTTAATAGTGTGGAATTACAATTGTACATAAATATCTATTTAAGTGCCTAATTACTTTTCTTTAAATACCATCTTAGTGTGTACTTGTGAATGTATAAATACATATAGGtttatacatatataaaaaatGGAAAAGGCTTTATATTTGAAAAAAGTTTATGTAATACTTATGAATACCttatccaaataaaaataaaatttaataaaaTTAAAAACAGCATTTACAGACAAAATACTTattgtaaggggtttcttctttcatGTTATTTGttaaggctaataaaatggcttctttgttatgttataaTAAAATggccttctctgtaatgttaactgctggattataattactgataatgggaattgtattcatttgctatccaattgggatagatgttattctttcttgtgtctgtaagctattgttttcACGGGCTTTGGGAGGAAGGTgcaatggggacagagagaggagacgcGATGAGAgagatgctgtaagctgggcgaggatcagaCCCAAGAGGGAGTCCGAGGCCCAGGGCATTTTGGGAGAAGAACCGAAGAGGGAGGACGTGTTGGACGCGCTCTGGTCAAGCAACGTGGTTGGTCCCAagcggcgggtcgaggaggtcaGAGGAGATCGAATGGTGGAAAGAAGACTccattaattgagctccaacagttgtgcacgaagtggctgaactctgataagtttggcATCTTTTAcattccttttatattgtatctttATTAATTACAcagttccagtaagatctatgAAGTCCAATCTGTAAATCGTATATTGTGTGCAATCTGTTAAATGGCGGTGTGGGGTACATCACACGGCATCCACGCATAAAtttgattacccagtttggcggggccgaagatTGCTCCCCCTAAACGAAAGtgagctgagccagcctgaggctCACCAGGAGGCAACACTTAATCACTCACCTGATCTGCCAGAGTGGGATTTTTTGAATAAAGGCGATGTAGGGCACAGTGTGCTATCACGCAGTAGGGGCAAAAGTTATTTGCACTTGTCGCCACAATAATAAGCTCCCGATCTGCTTTGCTGAGATTTCCTAAGGACAAATTCATGGTGAAAggtagggaaaagtttaaagcatTTCTTTCAAACAAATTTCATCAAAAAAAATCAACTTACTGAATTTTCTCTAAAATATTAATTTATTGCTTTAAGCCATATATTATCCTAGCTGGGATGGGAATGAGGAGAATCTGTTCTGCTGTTAGGACAGAATTCATCAAATACCTGGCATATCTTTGCTAAAACATAAACACGAGGGAGAAGAGATCTACAGTATCTGTGCAGCTCTTTGCTAAAGTAATCCGAGTGTTCTTACCCATGTCTTCCATATCGAATATTTATACAATTTACCCTAAAGCCAATAAGTGCTTATTTAAAACAATGAACTGTTCTTTCAGTTAATATTTTATACAGCTCATGAGTTACTAAAAatattaaattcaattccatatCCAGTAACGGATTTGAATACAACCACTGTACTGGTTTATAGTGCCTCCACACCCAAAACTCAGTAGATCCGTACCCCACCCCCCCTGCCCTTGAATCTCAGAATACTGCTCGTCTAATTTGTCTAATCCAGTCATATCAACATGCAAGGAGCAGAACACTCAGTGCCAATACAGATTGGAAGCATTGCAAAGTGGATATGTTACCACTGAAATCTCACAGAAAAAACTCACCCGCTGATTCCCAAATGAAGTTTCGATCTATCTTACCTGTTTCTTTGTTCATTATAGCATTGTAGTAGGCAAAGAATGCCCTGAATTCCACAGGCCGAAAGGAAAGTGCTTTAAATATATTTGGCAAAAATCCAACCTGTGAAGCAAAATTATTATTTAAGATTCCCACAGGTTATACACAATTTAAAAGCTGTATAAAACATGTATTCTAAAAAATACTTTAGGTTATATAGAAAAATTATAAGGAAATAGATGGCTTAACAATGATACATCAGTGAACAAAATGATAAAAATGGTTAACAGAAGGAGGCAGCAGATCTCCTACAACAGACGACCAAACAACTGCCTTGGACGTAATATTGAGATTACCAAAAAAGTAATGGACGTTCCGCAATGCTCCGTGGTGTCCCAATGGGACCCTCCTCAATGTCCAGTGATGTCCCAATGGGACCCCCCTCAATGTCCAGTGGTGCCCCAATTGTCCTTCAAGTCATTGTAAAGCAAAGGTGAGGATAGAATGGGCATTTGCAGATATGAAATGGGGAAGACATAACTGAATGAAATGTGGCATGACACTTACTATGGAAAGTT
This window encodes:
- the si:ch211-175m2.5 gene encoding uncharacterized protein si:ch211-175m2.5 codes for the protein MSRAWSVLGTQGWRSFTLASRWTRGWSVASNKDYSTKPENPLRPISRYPVPYKKDLPYDIVELMEEVETKVGFLPNIFKALSFRPVEFRAFFAYYNAIMNKETGNLSKADRELIIVATSANNFCPYCVIAHCALHRLYSKNPTLADQVVVNRQLADLDDRQRAMLDFALVVSKAENISEDHLKNLEKHGFDKEDVWDIGTIAAFFAMSNRLAHLIDLRPNEEFYTLGRLLKDKGKKEG